Proteins encoded in a region of the Capra hircus breed San Clemente chromosome 3, ASM170441v1, whole genome shotgun sequence genome:
- the PODN gene encoding podocan, with amino-acid sequence MAQGWALLFLLLLPRQLGVVLAVRAPGFGRSSARSLSPEENEFSEEEPVLVLSPEEPGRGPATIGCPRDCACSQEGVVDCGGIDLREFPGDLPEHTNHLSLQNNQLEKIYPRELSRLHRLETLNLQNNRLTSRGLPEEAFEHLTNLNYLYLANNKLTLAPRFLPNALISVDFAANYLTKIYGLTFGQKPNLRSVYLHNNKLADAGLPDSMFNGSSNVEILILSSNFLRHVPKHLPPALYKLHLKNNKLEKIPPGAFSELSNLRELYLQNNHLTDEGLDNETFWKLSSLEYLDLSSNNLSRVPAGLPRSLVLLHLEKNAIRSVDADVLTPIRSLEYLLLHSNQLRAQGIHPRAFQGLKRLHTVHLYNNALERVPSGLPRRVRTLMILHNQITGIGRDDFATTYYLEELNLSYNRITSPQVHRDAFRKLRLLRSLDLSGNRLHTLPPGLPRNVHVLKIKRNELVALARGALAGMAQLRELYLTGNRLRNRALGPRAWTDLSGLQLLDIAGNQLTEIPGGLPESLEYLYLQNNKISAVPANAFDATPNLKGIFLRFNKLAVGSVVESAFRKLKHLQVLDIEGNFEFGDVSKDRGRLEKEEEEEDDDDEEEEERR; translated from the exons ATGGCCCAGGGCTGGGCGCTGCTGTTCCTGCTGCTGTTGCCGCGGCAGCTGGGAGTGGTGCTCGCCGTGAGGGCCCCAGGGTTTGGCCGAAGCAGCGCCCGCAGCCTGAGCCCCGAAGAGAATGAATTCTCGGAGGAGGAGCCGGTGCTAGTCCTGAGCCCTGAGGAGCCGGGGCGCGGCCCAGCCACCATCGGCTGCCCTCGAGACTGCGCCTGCTCCCAGGAGGGGGTCGTGGACTGCGGCGGCATCGACCTGCGCGAGTTCCCGGGGGACCTGCCTGAGCACACCAACCACCTGTCCTTGCAG AACAACCAGCTGGAGAAGATCTACCCCAGGGAGCTCTCCCGACTGCATCGGCTGGAGACGCTGAACCTCCAGAACAACCGCCTGACTTCCCGAG GGCTCCCGGAGGAGGCATTTGAGCATCTGACCAACCTCAATTACCTGTACCTGGCCAATAACAAG CTGACCTTGGCACCCCGCTTCCTGCCAAATGCCCTGATCAGTGTGGACTTCGCTGCCAACTATCTCACTAAGATCTACGGGCTCACCTTTGGTCAGAAGCCAAACttgag GTCCGTGTATCTGCACAACAACAAGCTGGCGGACGCCGGGCTGCCGGACAGCATGTTCAATGGCTCCAGCAATGTTGAGATCCTCATCCTGTCCAGCAACTTCCTGCGCCATGTGCCCAAGCACTTGCCACCCGCCCTCTACAAACTGCACCTcaag AACAACAAGCTGGAGAAGATCCCACCAGGTGCCTTCAGTGAGCTGAGCAACCTGCGTGAGCTGTACCTGCAGAACAACCACCTGACTGATGAGGGCCTGGACAATGAGACCTTCTG GAAGCTCTCCAGCCTGGAGTACCTGGATCTGTCCAGCAACAACCTGTCGCGGGTCCCGGCGGGGCTGCCGCGCAGCCTGGTGCTGCTGCACCTGGAGAAGAACGCCATCCGGAGCGTGGACGCAGACGTGCTGACCCCCATCCGCAGTCTCGAGTACCTGCTGCTGCACAGCAACCAGCTGCGCGCGCAGGGCATCCACCCGCGGGCCTTCCAGGGCCTCAAGCGGCTGCACACGGTGCACCTGTACAACAACGCGCTGGAGCGCGTGCCCAGCGGCCTGCCCCGCCGCGTGCGCACCCTCATGATCCTGCACAACCAGATCACCGGCATCGGCCGCGACGACTTTGCCACCACCTACTACCTGGAGGAGCTCAACCTCAGCTACAACCGCATCACCAGTCCACAGGTGCACCGCGACGCCTTCCGCAAGCTGCGTCTGCTGCGCTCGCTGGACCTTTCCGGCAACCGGCTGCACACCCTACCGCCTGGGCTGCCACGCAACGTGCACGTGCTGAAGATCAAGCGCAATGAGCTGGTCGCCCTGGCGCGTGGGGCGCTGGCCGGCATGGCCCAGCTGCGAGAGCTCTACCTCACCGGCAACCGGCTGCGCAACCGGGCCCTGGGACCCCGTGCCTGGACTGACCTCTCCGGTCTGCAG CTGCTCGACATTGCCGGGAATCAGCTCACGGAGATCCCCGGGGGGCTCCCAGAGTCGCTGGAGTACCTGTACCTGCAGAATAACAAGATTAGTGCTGTGCCCGCCAATGCCTTTGACGCCACACCCAACCTCAAAGGGATTTTTCTCAG GTTTAACAAGCTGGCCGTGGGCTCCGTGGTGGAGAGTGCCTTCCGGAAGCTGAAGCACCTGCAGGTCTTGGACATAGAGGGCAACTTTGAGTTTGGTGACGTTTCCAAGGACCGGGGCCggttggagaaggaagaggaggaggaggacgatgacgacgaggaggaagaggaaaggcgATAG